In the genome of Myxococcus stipitatus, one region contains:
- a CDS encoding NAD(P)/FAD-dependent oxidoreductase, with the protein MPHVVILGGGFAGLRAAQQLAKAPVRLTLVDRHNHHLFQPLLYQVATATLSPSEIAAPLRALLGPRGVSVLLADVTGVDPENKRVLLADGELKYDYLIVATGATHSYFGNDHWAPFAPGLKSIEDAVEIRRRVLVAYELAERETDPRIRRALLNFVIIGAGPTGVEMAGSLAEISRSSLPGDFKNIDTRDARIILIEGMDKVLPVYPDDLTAKARRTLERLGVEVRTGARVTNIDATGVYVGDEHIEARTVIWAAGVAASPVARSLGVPLDRAGRVNVTPELTVPGREDIFVVGDLASLKQADGTPVPGLAPAAMQEGKHAARNILHRLRGEPMVPFEYWDRGSYAVIGRGHAVGIAFRRFKQAGFSAWMAWLFIHLMFLIGFRSKLAVMLDWAYSYLTFGKSARIITGPAPRLDELPRTTSAAGGPVLQSGTPTPPAQLAASSRELAPSSR; encoded by the coding sequence ATGCCCCATGTGGTCATCCTCGGCGGAGGGTTCGCCGGGCTCCGAGCGGCGCAGCAGCTCGCCAAGGCGCCAGTCCGTCTCACCCTGGTGGACCGGCACAACCACCACTTGTTCCAGCCGCTGCTGTACCAGGTGGCCACGGCGACGCTGAGCCCGAGTGAAATCGCCGCGCCGCTGCGGGCACTGCTAGGACCTCGGGGTGTCTCGGTGCTGCTGGCGGATGTGACGGGGGTGGACCCCGAGAACAAGCGGGTGCTGCTGGCGGATGGAGAGCTGAAGTACGACTACCTCATCGTCGCGACGGGAGCGACGCACTCGTACTTCGGCAATGACCACTGGGCGCCGTTCGCTCCTGGGCTCAAGTCCATCGAGGACGCAGTGGAGATTCGGCGCCGAGTCCTGGTCGCCTACGAACTGGCTGAGCGAGAGACGGACCCACGCATTCGCCGCGCGCTCCTCAACTTCGTCATCATTGGCGCGGGGCCCACCGGGGTGGAGATGGCGGGCTCGCTGGCGGAGATCAGCCGCAGCTCCCTCCCTGGGGACTTCAAGAACATCGATACGCGCGATGCCCGCATCATCCTCATCGAGGGCATGGACAAGGTGCTCCCCGTCTATCCCGATGACCTCACCGCCAAGGCCCGGCGCACGCTGGAGCGGCTGGGCGTCGAGGTCCGCACGGGGGCTCGGGTGACGAACATCGATGCGACGGGGGTCTACGTCGGTGACGAGCACATCGAGGCTCGCACCGTGATTTGGGCCGCGGGCGTCGCCGCGTCGCCGGTGGCTCGCTCGCTGGGCGTTCCGCTGGACCGCGCGGGCCGAGTCAACGTGACGCCCGAGCTGACCGTGCCGGGTCGTGAGGACATCTTCGTCGTGGGGGACCTGGCTTCGCTGAAGCAGGCGGATGGAACGCCCGTGCCTGGGCTTGCCCCCGCGGCGATGCAGGAAGGCAAACACGCGGCTCGAAACATCCTGCACCGGTTGCGGGGAGAGCCGATGGTGCCGTTCGAGTACTGGGACAGAGGCTCCTACGCGGTGATTGGTCGCGGACACGCAGTGGGAATCGCCTTCCGCCGATTCAAACAGGCGGGGTTCTCCGCCTGGATGGCCTGGCTCTTCATCCACCTGATGTTCCTCATCGGCTTCCGCAGCAAGCTGGCGGTGATGCTCGACTGGGCCTACTCGTATCTGACGTTCGGCAAGTCGGCGCGCATCATCACGGGCCCCGCGCCCAGGTTGGATGAGCTGCCCCGCACGACTTCCGCGGCGGGAGGGCCGGTGCTTCAGAGTGGCACCCCGACGCCTCCGGCGCAGCTGGCCGCGTCGTCGCGCGAGCTGGCGCCCTCGTCGCGCTGA
- a CDS encoding DUF1285 domain-containing protein encodes MEPPSGQPPSGKRWHTREDSGIRLDASLRWWHDDEPIEHPKIIELFNISLVLDDAGRYQLRIGSDWCYVQVADAAFEVRTVDVTPDERVSIRLSDRTAEALELPSLRVEGDGVLTCRVKQGRAKARFSRDAQYQLGELLEPAPDGGLQLCAGSQRYPVALSLDALSVSG; translated from the coding sequence ATGGAACCTCCCTCCGGACAGCCTCCCTCCGGCAAGCGCTGGCATACCCGCGAGGACAGCGGCATCCGCCTCGATGCGAGCCTGCGCTGGTGGCACGACGACGAGCCCATCGAGCACCCGAAAATCATCGAGCTCTTCAACATCTCCCTCGTTCTGGACGACGCGGGGCGCTACCAGCTCCGCATTGGAAGTGACTGGTGCTACGTGCAGGTCGCGGACGCCGCCTTCGAGGTGCGGACCGTGGACGTCACGCCAGATGAGCGCGTGTCCATCCGACTGAGTGACCGCACCGCCGAGGCGCTGGAGCTTCCCAGCCTGCGTGTGGAAGGGGACGGCGTCCTGACCTGTCGCGTGAAGCAGGGACGTGCCAAGGCCCGCTTCTCACGGGATGCCCAGTACCAGCTCGGCGAGCTGCTGGAGCCGGCACCCGATGGTGGACTCCAGCTGTGCGCGGGCTCGCAGCGGTATCCCGTGGCGCTGTCCCTGGATGCGCTGTCGGTCTCTGGCTAG
- the recA gene encoding recombinase RecA, translated as MSKLTEKLKAVAAAVASIEKQFGKGSVMTLGGDTREQKVAVIPSGSVGLDRALGVGGYPRGRVVEVFGNESSGKTTLTLHAIAQVQAAGGVAAFIDAEHALDLSYARKLGVRVEELLVSQPDTGEQALEITEQLVRSGAVDLIIVDSVAALVPRAEIEGEMGDAHMGVQARLMSQALRKLTGAVSRSGTCIVFINQIRMKIGVMFGNPETTTGGNALKFYSSVRLEIRRTGNIKEGDSVVGSRARVKVVKNKVAPPFQEAEFDLLYGSGVHRAGEVLDLGVAAGLIDKSGSHFSLRGERIGQGRERAIEWLREHPDTMEALARELAGAPPLPCPAAPMEAAA; from the coding sequence ATGAGCAAGTTGACGGAGAAGCTGAAGGCAGTCGCGGCGGCGGTGGCATCCATCGAGAAGCAGTTCGGGAAGGGCTCGGTGATGACGCTGGGAGGAGACACCCGCGAGCAGAAGGTCGCGGTGATTCCCTCGGGCTCGGTGGGACTGGACCGGGCGCTTGGCGTGGGTGGCTACCCTCGCGGTCGCGTGGTGGAGGTGTTCGGCAATGAGTCGTCAGGCAAGACGACCCTCACGCTGCATGCGATTGCGCAGGTGCAGGCCGCCGGTGGGGTGGCGGCCTTCATCGACGCGGAGCACGCGCTCGACCTGTCCTATGCGCGCAAGCTCGGCGTGAGGGTGGAGGAACTCCTGGTGTCCCAGCCAGATACGGGAGAACAGGCCCTGGAAATCACGGAGCAGCTCGTTCGCTCCGGAGCCGTGGACCTCATCATCGTGGACTCGGTGGCGGCGCTGGTGCCTCGCGCGGAAATCGAGGGCGAGATGGGGGACGCACACATGGGCGTGCAGGCCCGACTGATGAGCCAGGCCCTGCGCAAGCTCACCGGCGCCGTGAGTCGCTCGGGCACCTGCATCGTCTTCATCAATCAGATTCGAATGAAGATTGGCGTGATGTTCGGCAACCCGGAGACGACGACCGGCGGCAACGCACTGAAGTTCTACTCCTCCGTGCGCCTGGAGATTCGTCGAACGGGAAACATCAAGGAGGGCGACAGCGTGGTGGGCTCTCGAGCCCGCGTGAAGGTGGTGAAGAACAAGGTCGCCCCTCCGTTCCAGGAAGCCGAGTTCGACCTGCTGTACGGCTCCGGAGTCCATCGCGCGGGCGAGGTACTCGACCTGGGCGTGGCCGCGGGGCTCATCGACAAGTCAGGGAGCCACTTCAGCCTGCGCGGCGAACGCATCGGACAGGGACGTGAGCGCGCCATCGAGTGGCTGCGCGAGCACCCCGATACCATGGAGGCGCTGGCTCGGGAGCTGGCGGGTGCGCCTCCCCTTCCCTGCCCCGCCGCGCCCATGGAAGCCGCGGCCTAG